GCTCATCCTTTTCACTGTGCTCAAACGAAGGGGTATTGCCTTGATTGACACGAATGGCAATCGTTACTTGCACATCGTTGGGGTTATTGATAGAACTTAAGGAAGGATCAAAAATATTAATGCCCATACGCTCAATGGAGCTGGTGCGTGATGTAGCAATAATCTGGGCTTGTTTGGTGAGTTCGTGGGTAATATCTTCAAAAATTGAGATTTTAATGTAGTTGTAGAGGATGACGGAAAAGATTACAATCAGTGTCGCCGAAGCGGACACCAATTGTAATATAAAACTTTCTCTTATACTTTTTTGGGAAAGCAAAATCTATAACCTCTTCGTCTAACGGTCTCAATCGTTGAGATTTCCAATGGTTTGTCCATTTTTTGACGAATTTGGTTAATAGCAACTTCAATAACGTTAGGTGTCACAAGCTCTGGCTCTTCCCAGATTGCATCAAGGAGTTGCTCTTTAGAGACGATTTGGTCGCTGTGGCGAGCAAGGTGAGTTAATACTTCAAACGGTTTACCTTTAAGTTCAATCTCTTGACCTTTGTAGGTAATTTTTTCTTCATCAGGATCGATCGTAAGGTCATCAATTTTGATAACATTGGTACCGCCAAAACGAAGACGTGCTTCGATACGAGCGACTAAAATATCAAAATCAAATGGTTTACGGATGTAATCATCAGCACCTGCTTTAAGGGCTTTGATTTCGCTCTCTTTGTCATCTTTTGCAGAGATAATCACTGCAGCCGTGCGAGGAGATTTTTGTTTAATGAGGTTGATAAGATCAACGCCATCGCCATCAGGGAGCATCCAGTCTGTTAAAACGAGGTCATAATTACGAATACCAATGTAGTATTCTGCATCTTTATAGTTTTCAGAGCTGTCGGTTTGGTACCCGAACTCTTGTAAGCCTTCTGCAATAGTCTTATTGAGGGTTACTTCATCTTCAACGATTAAAATTCGCATTATAAATTCCTTAGTTGCTAAAATTTAAACGGGATTATAGCATAATTTTAGCTAGATTTAAAGTTTTTTTAATTAAATTTTAATTTTGGGCGTAGTAAATCGTGTGCGAAACCCCAACTATCGCATTTGGCAAAATATCAGGTTTTAAAATTTTGAGTTTAAGTTTTGAGATTTGTGGATAGAAAACTTTAAGTTTTTGACTTAAATCTTTCAAAGCATCTTCGAGTAAGAAGTAGCGCATCGCGTTCATTTCAGATTCTAAAAAAGCAGAAACTTTAGCATAATCAATGAAATTATCCCCATGATAATCATACGAAATCTTTACATGTAACGTAACGTTTTGAGGGGTGAGGCGCTCTTCTTCAAGAATGCCTACAATCGTCTCAAATGTTAAATTTTGAATATGAATCTGCATCAGACAACTTTTGATTCTTTCCCTTGAAACAGACGAATAATATTGGGAATGTGTTTATACACAATCAAAAATGCGATGATGAAAATCGGCGCATGGGTTTTGATCCCTTCAAGATCAGGATGAAGGATAAACGAAGAGAGAATCAAAGCACACAGTGCCAAGAGGGATGATAACGAAGAGATTTTAAGTACTTTGCCCACAACAAACCATGTCACAAAAGCGATCAAAGTTTCAAAAGGAAGCATCACAAACAGCACTCCAGCTCCTGTTGCCACGCCTTTACCGCCTTCAAATTTTAGGTAAGGACTGTAGCAATGACCAATGACTGCAAAAATAGCGATCGCCCACAGCGTTTCGATACTTAATCCCAAAAATTTACCAACGAGTAAAAGGACAATGCCTTTAAGCGCATCTAAAACAACCGTAGCGATGGCGAGTTTTTTTGCCAACACGGGATTGGTTTCTTTGAGAACACGAAGTACATTGGTCGCCCCGATACTTCCACTTCCCGCTTCTCGAATATCTTGACCTGTAAAAAGTTTTGCTAAGAGTAAACCAAACGGAATGCCGCCCACAAGATAGCTTAAAATATAAAATTGAACGTTAATATTATAGAGAAAATCCACACACAATCCTTCATTGAAATTGCCACAGTATAGCAATAATTTTGTTATTATTTCTTTAACGCTATAATAAGTTTTTTCGATAGAACGCAAGGAATTTAGGGTGGATAATTCAAAACTCAAAGAAGAAATTTTAAAACTCAAAGACGAGTTACATGTAAGCATTGTGGCCCATTTTTATCAGAAAGATGAAGTGTTTGAACTGGCTGATTTTGCAGGAGATTCGCTTCAGCTCGCTCAGTGGGCAGCCAAAGATAAAAATCCCTATTTGCTCTTTTGCGGTGTGGGATTTATGGGGCAAAGTGTCAAGATTTTAGCACCCGAAAAACGTGTTTTAATGCCTAAAATCGCCTGTTGCGCGATGGCTCGGATGATCGATGTGGACTATTTTGATCAAAATGTAGCCCTTTTAGAAAAAGCGGGTATTGCCAAAGAAGACATTTTGCCAGTGACGTATATCAACTCCTCGGCAGATGTGAAAGCGCGCATTGGCATGATGGGTGGGTATGTGTGCACCAGCTCCAACGCGAAAAAAATTATTACCAAAGCACTGGAGAGCAACAAGAAAATTCTCTTTGTTCCCGATCGCTGTCTGGGACAAAACATCGCCAAAGAGATGGGGTTAAAATCATGCATTGTGGGTGATGGAAGTGATCCTAAAGAGGCGGACATTTTATGCTATAACGGTTTTTGCTCGGTTCATCAGCTCTTTGATGTCGATGACATCGCGTTTTACCGTGCTAAGTATCCCGGTATCCTCATCGTCACGCATCCAGAGTGCAAGCCTGACGTGTGCGATCTCTCCGATTTTGTGGGCTCAACCAGTCAGATTATCGACTACGTGAA
Above is a genomic segment from Sulfurospirillum halorespirans DSM 13726 containing:
- the hsrA gene encoding homeostatic response regulator transcription factor HsrA; this translates as MRILIVEDEVTLNKTIAEGLQEFGYQTDSSENYKDAEYYIGIRNYDLVLTDWMLPDGDGVDLINLIKQKSPRTAAVIISAKDDKESEIKALKAGADDYIRKPFDFDILVARIEARLRFGGTNVIKIDDLTIDPDEEKITYKGQEIELKGKPFEVLTHLARHSDQIVSKEQLLDAIWEEPELVTPNVIEVAINQIRQKMDKPLEISTIETVRRRGYRFCFPKKV
- a CDS encoding dihydroneopterin aldolase translates to MQIHIQNLTFETIVGILEEERLTPQNVTLHVKISYDYHGDNFIDYAKVSAFLESEMNAMRYFLLEDALKDLSQKLKVFYPQISKLKLKILKPDILPNAIVGVSHTIYYAQN
- the plsY gene encoding glycerol-3-phosphate 1-O-acyltransferase PlsY, with the protein product MDFLYNINVQFYILSYLVGGIPFGLLLAKLFTGQDIREAGSGSIGATNVLRVLKETNPVLAKKLAIATVVLDALKGIVLLLVGKFLGLSIETLWAIAIFAVIGHCYSPYLKFEGGKGVATGAGVLFVMLPFETLIAFVTWFVVGKVLKISSLSSLLALCALILSSFILHPDLEGIKTHAPIFIIAFLIVYKHIPNIIRLFQGKESKVV
- the nadA gene encoding quinolinate synthase NadA, whose amino-acid sequence is MDNSKLKEEILKLKDELHVSIVAHFYQKDEVFELADFAGDSLQLAQWAAKDKNPYLLFCGVGFMGQSVKILAPEKRVLMPKIACCAMARMIDVDYFDQNVALLEKAGIAKEDILPVTYINSSADVKARIGMMGGYVCTSSNAKKIITKALESNKKILFVPDRCLGQNIAKEMGLKSCIVGDGSDPKEADILCYNGFCSVHQLFDVDDIAFYRAKYPGILIVTHPECKPDVCDLSDFVGSTSQIIDYVKKLPLDQKVAIGTEYNMIKRLRKENTYVLSSSKPECPTMNETTLQDVYNVLLSIKEERFENEISISEETRKWAHVALNRMFEL